A stretch of the Mesorhizobium sp. Pch-S genome encodes the following:
- the rocF gene encoding arginase translates to MRCRIVGAPEQDGAGHLGCEMGPSALRTAGLISALTELGHEVEDLGTVQPAAAQPITHRNPALKKLPEIVAWTAAIAEAAYQASKDAMPIFLGGDHAISAGTLSGVARRAAETGRPLFVLWLDAHPDYHTLDTTTSGNLHGVPLAYVSGLPGFDGVFPDLPVRVDPTRICTLGLRSVDAPEREALKAAGVTVHDMRAIDEHGIAPLLRAFLARVAEENGLLHVSLDVDFLDPSIAPAVGTTVPGGATLREAHLVMEMLSDSGLVTSLDLVELNPFLDERGRTATLMVDLTASLMGRRIMDRPTRSF, encoded by the coding sequence ATGCGTTGCAGGATCGTGGGTGCGCCGGAACAGGATGGCGCCGGGCATCTCGGCTGCGAGATGGGGCCGAGTGCGCTGCGCACGGCAGGATTGATTTCGGCACTGACCGAGCTCGGCCACGAGGTCGAGGATCTGGGCACGGTGCAGCCGGCCGCAGCCCAGCCGATCACGCATCGCAATCCGGCGCTGAAGAAGCTGCCGGAGATCGTTGCCTGGACGGCGGCGATTGCCGAGGCTGCCTATCAGGCCAGCAAGGACGCCATGCCGATCTTCCTCGGTGGCGATCATGCCATTTCGGCCGGCACACTGTCGGGTGTCGCCCGCCGCGCTGCCGAGACCGGGCGCCCGCTTTTTGTCCTGTGGCTGGACGCGCATCCCGACTATCATACGCTCGACACCACCACGAGCGGCAATTTGCATGGCGTGCCGCTCGCCTATGTCAGCGGTCTCCCGGGCTTTGACGGTGTTTTCCCGGACCTGCCCGTGCGAGTGGATCCGACGCGCATCTGCACGCTTGGCCTGCGCAGCGTCGATGCACCCGAGCGTGAGGCGCTCAAGGCAGCCGGCGTGACCGTGCATGACATGCGCGCCATCGACGAGCACGGCATCGCGCCGTTGCTGCGTGCCTTCCTCGCGCGTGTCGCCGAGGAGAACGGCCTTCTGCATGTCAGCCTCGACGTCGATTTCCTCGACCCGTCGATCGCGCCGGCAGTCGGCACCACGGTGCCGGGCGGCGCCACCTTGCGCGAGGCGCATCTGGTCATGGAGATGCTGTCCGACAGCGGTCTCGTCACCAGTCTCGACCTCGTCGAACTCAATCCCTTCCTCGATGAACGTGGCCGCACCGCCACTCTGATGGTCGACCTGACGGCCAGCCTGATGGGCCGCCGCATCATGGACCGTCCGACGAGGAGCTTCTGA
- a CDS encoding Lrp/AsnC family transcriptional regulator, which translates to MDSLDEKLVTLLRHDGRRSISDLAVDLGVSRATVRARIERLERQGEILGYTVILRADALEQRVRGIMMIEVEGHAADRVVRALGGFPEISAIHTTNGRWDLVVELNTETLTQLDAVLRKVRLIPAITGSETTLLLATPRSTRARL; encoded by the coding sequence ATGGATTCGCTCGACGAAAAGCTGGTGACGCTGCTGAGGCATGACGGCCGCCGTTCCATCTCCGACCTTGCGGTCGACCTCGGCGTGTCGCGGGCAACGGTGCGTGCCCGCATCGAGCGGCTGGAGCGGCAGGGCGAGATCCTCGGCTATACCGTCATCTTGCGGGCGGATGCGCTCGAACAGCGCGTGCGCGGCATCATGATGATCGAGGTCGAGGGTCATGCCGCCGACCGGGTGGTGCGGGCACTGGGAGGCTTCCCGGAAATCTCCGCCATCCACACCACCAACGGCCGCTGGGACCTCGTCGTCGAACTGAACACGGAAACACTGACGCAGCTCGACGCCGTGCTGCGCAAGGTGCGGCTCATTCCGGCCATCACCGGTTCGGAAACGACGCTGCTGCTTGCGACGCCACGCTCGACGCGGGCGCGTCTATAA
- a CDS encoding AMP-binding protein: protein MAINPDELKGTRPSNPVQVGIVFIAPKEGLSHVSGERLQPLLDKTIPQLLADTVRAYGPRDAAVFPSQDKRFSWDELASVVDDFAAGLATLGLVKGDRVGIWSPNRWEWLVTQYATARIGLILVNINPAYRLAELDYALNKVGCKALVTAAQFKTSDYLGMIRTLAPEIDSAEPGKLAAGKLPALKTVIRMGEEVSPGMLNFGDVLAMGAGADRAGLDRISASLKPDDAINIQFTSGTTGAPKGATLTHANIVNNGNFVTAAIRLTAKDRLCIPVPFYHCFGMSMGSMGCVSKGATMVFPGEGFDPGVTLKAISDERCTGLYGVPTMFVAMLDHADFKSFDLSSLRTGIMAGSPCPIEVMKKVIALMNMSEVTIAYGMTETSPVSFQSGVDDPLEKRVSTVGRIHPHVEVKVVDAEGETVPVGERGELCTRGYSVMKGYWEDQEKTDEAIDPDGWMHTGDLATIDEEGFCNIVGRVKDMVIRGGENVYPREVEEFLYRHPKVKEVQVFGVPDAKYGEEIAAWIVVKPGEAMSEEEVKAFCAGQISHYKVPRYIRFKDSLPMTVTGKAQKFVMRDAMVEELGL from the coding sequence ATGGCGATCAATCCGGACGAACTGAAAGGCACGCGACCGTCAAATCCTGTTCAGGTGGGGATTGTCTTCATTGCCCCGAAGGAAGGGCTGTCGCATGTCTCCGGCGAGCGCCTGCAGCCGCTGCTCGACAAGACCATTCCGCAGCTTCTGGCCGACACGGTGCGGGCCTATGGACCACGCGACGCCGCGGTGTTCCCAAGTCAGGACAAGCGCTTCTCCTGGGATGAACTGGCAAGCGTTGTCGACGACTTCGCCGCCGGGCTGGCGACACTCGGACTGGTGAAGGGCGATCGCGTCGGCATCTGGTCGCCGAACCGCTGGGAGTGGCTGGTGACGCAGTATGCCACCGCCCGTATCGGCCTGATCCTCGTTAACATCAATCCGGCCTACCGGCTCGCCGAACTCGACTATGCGCTGAACAAGGTCGGCTGCAAGGCGCTGGTCACGGCGGCACAGTTCAAGACCTCGGACTATCTCGGCATGATCCGTACGCTGGCGCCAGAGATCGACAGCGCCGAACCCGGCAAACTCGCTGCCGGGAAACTGCCGGCGCTGAAGACCGTCATCCGCATGGGTGAGGAGGTTTCGCCTGGCATGCTCAATTTCGGCGATGTGCTCGCCATGGGCGCTGGTGCCGACCGCGCCGGGCTCGACCGCATCAGCGCGAGCCTGAAGCCGGACGATGCCATCAACATCCAGTTCACCAGCGGCACCACCGGTGCGCCGAAGGGTGCCACGCTCACCCACGCCAACATCGTCAACAACGGCAATTTCGTCACCGCCGCCATTCGGCTGACCGCGAAGGACCGGCTCTGCATTCCGGTACCTTTTTATCATTGCTTTGGCATGTCGATGGGCTCGATGGGCTGCGTCTCCAAGGGCGCCACCATGGTTTTCCCGGGGGAGGGCTTCGACCCCGGCGTGACGCTGAAGGCGATATCCGACGAGCGCTGCACCGGGCTCTACGGCGTGCCGACCATGTTTGTCGCCATGCTCGACCATGCCGATTTCAAGAGCTTCGACCTGTCGTCCTTGCGCACCGGCATCATGGCCGGCTCGCCTTGCCCGATCGAGGTGATGAAGAAGGTCATCGCGCTGATGAACATGTCGGAGGTGACGATCGCCTACGGCATGACCGAGACCAGTCCCGTCTCCTTCCAGAGCGGGGTTGATGATCCGCTCGAGAAGCGCGTCTCGACGGTCGGGCGCATCCATCCGCATGTGGAGGTCAAGGTGGTGGATGCCGAGGGCGAGACCGTGCCGGTCGGCGAGCGCGGCGAACTGTGCACGCGCGGTTACTCGGTGATGAAAGGCTATTGGGAAGACCAGGAAAAGACCGACGAGGCGATCGACCCGGACGGCTGGATGCATACGGGCGACCTCGCCACCATCGACGAGGAAGGTTTCTGCAACATCGTCGGCCGCGTGAAGGACATGGTCATCCGCGGCGGCGAGAACGTTTATCCGCGCGAGGTCGAGGAGTTCCTCTACCGCCACCCGAAGGTCAAGGAAGTGCAGGTGTTCGGCGTGCCTGACGCAAAATATGGCGAGGAGATCGCCGCCTGGATCGTGGTGAAACCGGGCGAGGCGATGAGCGAAGAGGAGGTGAAGGCCTTCTGCGCCGGCCAGATCTCGCACTACAAGGTGCCGCGCTACATCCGCTTCAAGGACAGCCTGCCGATGACGGTGACCGGAAAGGCGCAGAAGTTCGTCATGCGCGATGCCATGGTCGAGGAACTGGGCCTCTAG
- the hisG gene encoding ATP phosphoribosyltransferase: MTVTLAIPSKGRLKEQALEVLAKAGLAVSLPEDDRKYHARIAGRDDIEVAFLSASEIAGEIGQGAVDLGITGEDLLRENLADWQSRAEIAARLGFGHADVVVAVPDIWFDVDSMADLDDVAADFRQRHGRRLRIATKYWRLTQQFFTAKHGIQVYRIVESLGATEGAPAAGSADIIVDITTTGSTLKANHLKILSDGIVLQSQACLVVSKKQRKPADAALVADIAAKVAASLA, encoded by the coding sequence ATGACCGTGACGCTGGCGATCCCGTCCAAGGGGCGGTTGAAGGAACAGGCGCTGGAAGTGCTGGCCAAGGCCGGGCTCGCCGTCAGCCTGCCGGAAGACGATCGCAAATATCATGCCCGCATCGCCGGTCGCGATGACATCGAGGTGGCCTTCCTGTCGGCTTCGGAAATTGCCGGCGAGATCGGGCAGGGCGCCGTCGACCTCGGCATCACCGGCGAGGACCTGCTGCGCGAGAACCTGGCGGACTGGCAGTCGCGCGCCGAGATCGCCGCGCGGCTCGGCTTCGGCCACGCCGATGTCGTGGTGGCGGTGCCGGACATCTGGTTCGACGTCGACTCGATGGCCGATCTCGACGACGTCGCCGCCGACTTCCGCCAGCGCCATGGCCGCCGGCTGCGCATCGCAACCAAATACTGGCGGCTGACGCAGCAGTTCTTCACCGCCAAGCATGGCATCCAGGTCTATCGCATCGTCGAAAGCCTGGGCGCGACCGAAGGCGCACCGGCGGCAGGCTCGGCCGATATCATCGTCGACATCACCACCACCGGCTCGACGCTGAAGGCGAACCATCTGAAGATCCTGTCGGACGGCATCGTGCTGCAGTCACAGGCCTGCCTCGTTGTCTCGAAGAAGCAACGCAAGCCGGCCGATGCCGCCCTCGTCGCCGATATCGCTGCAAAGGTCGCGGCTTCGCTTGCCTGA
- a CDS encoding ATP phosphoribosyltransferase regulatory subunit: MRGARPPAFADEVVALLEQRGVGLVDVAVLQPADPFLDMAGEDLRRRIFLTESETGQTLCLRPEFTIPVCLDHIASQAGTPRRYGYLGEVFRQRRDGGNEFFQAGIEDLGDGDTAAADARSVADAHALLALVLPKRALSVTLGDQAIFEAVLAALGLPRGWRMRLARAFGSKAMLEAALADLANPPRNGQLPPPVATLALDADLDALTTHIAADMEKLGLSASASRTPADIARRLIEKAQLRSVRLSDEAFAALKTFLAIHVPLSQAAGALQEFASSAGLALGSALDTFAARAEAVAGHGLTGDAVHYDAAFGRPLDYYTGLVFEIASGHSERPLVGGGRYDRLLTLLGAKGQIPGVGFSVWLDRIEALRGDAS; this comes from the coding sequence ATGAGAGGCGCGCGTCCGCCTGCCTTTGCCGATGAAGTGGTGGCGCTGCTCGAACAGCGTGGCGTCGGCCTCGTCGACGTCGCCGTGCTGCAGCCGGCAGATCCATTCCTCGACATGGCTGGCGAGGATCTGCGCCGCCGCATCTTCCTGACCGAGAGCGAGACCGGGCAGACGCTTTGCCTGCGTCCCGAGTTCACCATTCCGGTCTGCCTCGACCACATTGCCAGCCAGGCGGGCACGCCGCGCCGCTACGGTTATCTCGGCGAGGTCTTCCGCCAGCGCCGCGACGGCGGCAACGAATTCTTCCAGGCCGGCATCGAGGATCTCGGCGATGGCGATACCGCAGCCGCCGACGCCCGCAGCGTTGCCGACGCCCATGCCTTGCTGGCGCTGGTGCTGCCGAAGCGCGCGCTTTCGGTCACGCTGGGTGACCAGGCCATCTTCGAGGCCGTGCTGGCGGCGCTCGGCCTGCCGCGCGGCTGGCGCATGCGGCTTGCCCGTGCCTTCGGTTCGAAGGCGATGCTGGAAGCCGCCCTTGCCGATCTCGCCAATCCGCCACGCAACGGCCAACTGCCGCCGCCGGTCGCCACGCTGGCACTGGATGCCGACCTCGACGCCCTGACGACGCATATCGCCGCCGACATGGAAAAACTTGGCCTTTCTGCTTCCGCCAGCCGCACGCCGGCCGACATCGCGCGCCGGCTGATCGAGAAGGCGCAGCTGCGCTCGGTGCGGCTATCCGACGAGGCCTTCGCCGCGCTGAAGACGTTCCTTGCCATCCATGTGCCGCTGTCGCAGGCGGCAGGGGCCCTGCAGGAGTTTGCCTCGAGTGCGGGGTTGGCTCTGGGCTCTGCGCTCGACACCTTTGCCGCGAGGGCGGAGGCGGTTGCCGGTCACGGCCTGACGGGCGATGCGGTCCACTATGACGCCGCCTTCGGCCGTCCGCTCGACTATTATACGGGTCTCGTCTTCGAGATCGCATCCGGGCACAGTGAACGCCCGCTGGTCGGCGGCGGCCGCTATGACCGCCTGCTGACGCTGCTCGGCGCCAAGGGCCAGATCCCGGGTGTCGGCTTCTCGGTCTGGCTCGACCGCATCGAGGCGCTGCGGGGTGACGCATCATGA
- a CDS encoding VOC family protein, with translation MTLLAIDHVQLAMPAGREADARAFYAGILGLTEVAKLDNLARRGGCWFESAVVKVHLGVDPDFHAAAKAHPAFLVDDVKRLEAAAVTAGYRTATDVPLEGYERIHVYDPFGNRIELMQKVTS, from the coding sequence ATGACCCTGCTTGCCATCGATCACGTCCAGCTTGCCATGCCAGCCGGGCGCGAGGCCGACGCGCGCGCCTTCTATGCCGGCATACTGGGCCTGACCGAGGTGGCGAAACTCGATAACCTTGCCAGGCGTGGCGGCTGCTGGTTCGAAAGCGCTGTGGTCAAGGTGCATCTCGGCGTCGATCCCGACTTCCACGCGGCCGCCAAGGCGCATCCGGCCTTCCTGGTCGATGATGTGAAGCGGCTGGAGGCAGCGGCGGTAACGGCCGGGTACCGGACGGCGACCGATGTGCCGCTCGAAGGCTACGAGCGCATCCATGTCTATGATCCATTCGGCAACCGCATCGAACTGATGCAGAAAGTGACGTCATGA
- the hisS gene encoding histidine--tRNA ligase: protein MADKPEKMKARLPRGLVDRSAEDIRAVEKMMATIRAVYELYGFEPVDQPLIEYTDALGKFLPDQDRPNEGVFSFQDDDEQWLSLRYDLTAPMARFVAENYERLPKPYRSYRSGWVFRNEKPGPGRFRQFMQFDADTVGTPGVAADAEMAMMMADVMEALGIKRGDYAIRVNNRKVLDGVLEAIGLGGDDNAGRRLTVLRAIDKLDKVGPDGVRALLGKGRLDESGDFTKGAGLDAAQSDRVLLLTAPGTGDLADTLAKMREAVAGSERGAEGVQELQDIGAMVAAAGYLDTRVKIDPSIVRGLEYYTGPVYEAELLAEIPNDEGKIVRFGSVGGGGRYDGLVSRFRGEPVPATGFSIGVSRLMTALKNLGKLDTSDILQPVIVLVMDKDTESLGRYQKMVSDLRQAGIRAELYLGGAGMKAQLKYADRRGSPIAVIQGSSEREAGEVQLKDLIEGARQAAAIADHAEYKEARPGQVTVKEADLVAEVKKILAAQQAERERG, encoded by the coding sequence ATGGCCGACAAACCGGAAAAGATGAAAGCGCGGCTGCCGCGCGGCCTTGTCGACCGCAGCGCCGAGGACATCCGTGCCGTCGAGAAGATGATGGCGACCATTCGCGCGGTCTATGAGCTCTATGGCTTCGAGCCGGTCGACCAGCCGCTGATCGAATATACCGATGCGCTGGGCAAGTTCCTGCCGGACCAGGACCGTCCCAATGAAGGCGTCTTCTCCTTCCAGGACGATGACGAGCAGTGGCTGTCGCTGCGCTATGACCTGACGGCGCCGATGGCGCGTTTCGTCGCCGAGAATTATGAGCGCCTGCCGAAACCCTATCGCAGCTACCGCTCCGGCTGGGTGTTCCGCAACGAGAAGCCGGGCCCCGGCCGCTTCCGCCAGTTCATGCAGTTCGACGCCGACACCGTCGGCACGCCGGGCGTCGCGGCGGATGCCGAAATGGCGATGATGATGGCCGATGTCATGGAAGCGCTCGGCATCAAGCGCGGCGACTATGCCATCCGCGTCAACAACCGCAAGGTGCTCGACGGTGTGCTCGAAGCGATCGGCCTCGGCGGCGACGACAATGCCGGCCGCCGCCTGACCGTGCTGCGCGCCATCGACAAACTCGACAAGGTCGGGCCGGACGGTGTGCGCGCGCTGCTTGGCAAGGGGCGCCTCGACGAGAGCGGCGACTTCACCAAGGGTGCCGGACTGGATGCCGCGCAGTCCGATCGCGTGCTGCTCCTGACCGCGCCGGGCACCGGCGATCTTGCCGACACGCTGGCCAAGATGCGCGAAGCCGTCGCCGGATCGGAACGCGGCGCCGAAGGCGTGCAGGAATTGCAGGATATCGGCGCGATGGTCGCGGCCGCCGGCTATCTCGACACACGCGTCAAGATCGATCCTTCCATCGTGCGCGGCCTCGAATATTACACCGGCCCGGTCTACGAGGCCGAGCTGCTGGCCGAGATTCCCAACGACGAAGGCAAGATCGTGCGCTTCGGCTCGGTTGGCGGCGGCGGACGTTATGACGGGCTGGTCTCGCGCTTCCGTGGCGAACCGGTGCCAGCGACGGGTTTCTCCATCGGCGTCTCGCGCCTGATGACGGCGCTGAAGAACCTCGGCAAGCTCGACACCTCCGACATCCTGCAGCCGGTGATCGTTCTGGTGATGGACAAGGACACGGAAAGCCTCGGCCGTTACCAGAAGATGGTGTCGGACCTGCGCCAGGCCGGTATCCGCGCCGAACTCTATCTCGGGGGCGCCGGCATGAAGGCGCAGCTGAAATATGCCGACCGTCGCGGGTCGCCGATCGCCGTCATCCAGGGCTCGAGCGAACGCGAGGCCGGCGAAGTCCAGCTGAAGGACCTGATCGAAGGCGCCAGGCAGGCGGCGGCGATCGCCGATCATGCCGAATACAAGGAAGCACGGCCGGGCCAGGTCACGGTGAAGGAAGCCGATCTGGTCGCCGAGGTGAAGAAGATCCTCGCCGCGCAGCAGGCGGAGCGCGAACGTGGCTGA